The DNA segment GATGGTAAAATCCGACACAGTGCAACTGGACGCTGAAATCTTGAAGCGTTGGAGCGAGGAATTAGACGTCGAAAACATCGGCGAAGTCGACGTCGAAACCTTCAGTGGCAGAACCATTCGCTGCAAGACTAAAGTGATCAATGATCCAAAGCTGGAGGGCAGAGGATTGATCAGGATTCCTGAAAAAGCGTGTCAGTCACTTGATGTGAGACGCGGAGAACTGGTTAGAGTGAAGCCAGTGGCCCCGCAGGAGAGCGACTAAAATGCCCGTAACCAAGAGAAAAACTGTGCAAATTGAAGAGGAAGAAGAGGAGCAGGTTGATTGGGCTCCGAAAATCGATGAGCAGATCAGTGTTAGTAACCTGCGTGCATCTTTGGATAGGGTTAAGTCAAGAGAGGGCATCATAGGCTACATTATTAGAGGTCCGACTTCTGCTTCGGTCGATGTTAAGGATCCGAGCAAAATAATTGATTATGCGGCTCTGTCGGCTGAGGCCATGGAGTCAAGTGAGTACGTGTCTGAGGCGCTTGATTTGGGCAAGGTTGCTTGCGTGGTGTTAGAGGGCAGGAACGCTAAGATATTGTTGTTCAAGAAGGGTGAGCAAGAGCTCACGGTGTTTATGGAGAAAAGCGTGGATCACAACGCCATTTTCAAAGAGTTATCGTAGCGTCTTGGGTTTTTTCACGTTTTCTCGGGGGATTATGAGGTTGGAAAGGAAGAGGTTTTTCAAGTTTTCTTGAATGTTCCTCTTTCTCTTTTCAGCCTCATCCCTAGACGCTTTTTGTGTTTTGTTGGTTGTTTGTGCAAATTGGTAATTTAGCGTTACTTTGGGGTACTTGCGGCAACTTAGTGTAACGGTAAGTACCTTGGTGTGATTTTCTAGTTGTTTTTTGCTGTTGGTTTTTGTGTTGTGTGGTTTTTGGGGTTGGATGGTAAACTATAATAGATGAGGTTGATATTCAGAGTTGGATAGGTTTGTGGCTAGGTGGGTTTGAGGTTGAAGGATGACGTTTTGATTTCTTATGAGCCTTTTAAGCAGGTTGTCGTTATGGAGTATATGCGTTTTAAGTCGTCTGATGAGTTGGCTCGTTTTTTGAATGTGGCTGCTGGTGGTAAGTCCACTGGGCTTTATTGGGCGAATGGTGTTGCGTTTTTTTATTATCCTTTGGCGAGTAGCACTGAGTTGGCGACTAGGGCTTTGATTGATGAGAAGAAGGTTTTTTGGGCGTTTGTGGGTTTTGCGGTTATGCCTGATTATCGTCCTATAATTGAGACTAAGGAGAAGATTATGATGCCTATTATTGACTTGAGTTCCAGTCCTTTGTTTACGAAGGCTACGCAGTGGCTTAAGGAACAGCCATAGTCTATTAGTATGAGTTTGGAAAATTTTTTTTGTGGTGAAAGTTCTACTTTTCTGTTTGTGTTTGAGGCGCTGATTCGGTTTCTGTATGGTGTTTTTGGCTCTGTTTACTCGTGTTTTAGCGTGACGTTCAATGTTGCTAAGCGTGACGTTTAATGTTGGTAAGCGTGACGTTTGCCTATGTTGACGGGGCTTTGTGGGAAGAGAAATTTCAAGAGAAGAAGGCGTTATGCCCCTTATACCTTCTTCTACCAGTGTTGCGGGTTGTGCTTGGACAGTTGCAGATTGAACATGCAGACGCAAACTGTTTGTAGCGGTTTGAATTTTCATGTGTTATTAATTTCCGCTTGGAACAAGTAATAATACCGACGTTCTGCTTGTGGGCGTGTGGCTGTGTGTTTTGAAGTTGTTGTTGACGTTGAAGAGTTTGCTGCAACAACTTTTTGGATGTTGGTGGCGGAGTAGGTTTAGAAGTAGTAGTCTGCGCCGCGTGTGCGTTGACTACTTCTTTTATGTTGGCTGCAATGTTGTGGAAGCGGTTTCTGTTTCAGATGTTATCAGCACGTCTGCGACTTGGATGTAGAAGAGGGCGATTTGGTCTGGCTTCAATCTTGGATGGGTTTTCAATGCTTTCTGCAGTGTTTCTACGGAGTTGTTTCCGTCAGCTATGATTTTCCCTTTGTGGAGGGCTACGTGTTTTCCGCGGAATTTCTCGTATTCCTGCGGACTTATTTGTGGAGCTTGGTAGACGTTTTCTGGCACAACTGGACCCCTGTGGCTGGTTGAAGCTTTTATGCTCATCTTCTAGTGTGTGTTCACAGTTACTAAAGATTTATGGCGTGCAGGGGGAA comes from the Candidatus Bathyarchaeia archaeon genome and includes:
- a CDS encoding DUF5678 domain-containing protein; the encoded protein is MSIKASTSHRGPVVPENVYQAPQISPQEYEKFRGKHVALHKGKIIADGNNSVETLQKALKTHPRLKPDQIALFYIQVADVLITSETETASTTLQPT